The sequence below is a genomic window from Ipomoea triloba cultivar NCNSP0323 chromosome 2, ASM357664v1.
ATCTTATATTCTAGCCTAgtaatattagtaatttagtataacTATGATAAATATGTTTCTAAAGGAATTGAGCAAAatgaacttttatttattttattataattagaaGCTTATTTTAAGCCCAtaatatgatataatttgtttacTCCGTAAATGATATGTCATTGTTAGGTAATCATGCATTATACTTGAGAAATTGAACATATTTTTATGATCAAACACGTATCCTTATGTCAACACTTCATTTCCTTCCTCTCACCCTAGCAACACTTGCTAACATCAACTCCACAGCATGTTTTACCATTTTTTGAATTCGGCCTTTCAAGCCACAATCCACCAATGTTGTATAGCATTGTACAAGCTCTCTTTTTAAGCATCTAGAATTAAGGAGTAATATATATTGAGAGAACTAATatgatttccaaaaaacatatatagaataaaataatagttcaATTGCTAGCTATTTAACTATCAAATATGTAGAGCATGAAAAATATGACATCTATTTGAAAATGAGAGGTAAAAATTAAATGCAAAACTAAGAGAGATAATCCGGCCAATCATGTAGGTAGAAATGTTAGGATCAAGCACCACTACTATTgaatgtgtaattttatttttgtatactaCCACATTTTCAAGAACTAATACtactggacttgacccttcatatactccttcaattttttttcaataattttactAGCAACCTGGTGTTAGACTTGACCCATTCACGGGTCTCTGCAAACAAGAAGGAAACTCAAAATGAAATCCTCTTTCTTGGTTCACATTCTTCAACGTAACTTCCATACAATTCCCACTCGGTTATCATCACTACTACAGTAATTAGAATTAGCATTTGCTTTTGGACGTAGAAAAAGCAGGTCAGGTAGGGTGCCTCAAAGTCTCCATCGCTAAAACGAAATCTCATCCGTCCTTTAACATAACCTAATCTACATTTATCTCTTCTAATCATGGTTTCAAGGAATGCCAGCCAGCCAGCCTATATATCTAGCTTTTTATTCAATCTGTAAATTATCTCCTAAAATGGGAGCTAGGGGAGATTATTATccttcattaatcaaagtaTGGTCGCGTTAAGTGTCATTATCTTTATAGTTTAGATAAGACATGGGTAAGTTTAAATATTCCATGGGTCACAGCTCTCACATGCATATATGTTGACAACAAGAGGCCACCATACCTCACACAATTCTTTGCTGACTTTGGACCTAGGTTAGTTTCGTTGTCAACAAATGGAATCCTTATCTTAAGacccaacaatttttttttttaaatttttttttccgggTGCTGTTAATCGCATGCTTTTAACAGGGAAAGAGTACAAAACAACCTTAAAAGGATTTCAATTCATTGGACCTTAATTTaggaattaatttgataatgcAATATTTTGTGGAAATATGTGTCGTCATTATTTATCCTCCATTCTTGTATTCCGTTATTGGTGACTAACTTTATTCGATCCTCCCTCCCAACCCTAACGAACTATCCAATTCCTTTGCATACCGCGGCATCAATTGCCCAACAAAGGGTTTGTCGAGTTTGAAACATTAATTTGGGAGAAGAGTTTGAAACATTAATGTTGCCTATATATCAAttcttcagttttctttctttaattttacatgtaaattaaatgcatttattattttttcaaaaaaaaattgcatttattattttatttttttcttcaatttctcatTTCTCTGAAAAACTGGACCGAGAGCTCATCTAATTAGTAAatagaaaaatgttattttcttttctaataTAACATTGTTGCCTATATATCAATTCTTCAgttttctttatattttcatGCTTACATGGTTACATATGTAGGGGGTCATGGATGAGTAAatagaaaaatgttattttcttttctaataTAACATTGTTTGCCAAGCACCGGCCTTATGCTCGATCAGATGACACATTTGTGGTTCTCCTTGAGGAAAGGTCACATGATCGAATCTCTGGTGgtgggtattgactctttggtaTACAACAGATGGAAAAAgtataaaacacacacacacacacatatatatatatatattcccctTCTTCCTCTCTATATATGGAGACGGAGACGAAGGGTCTTTCTTTGAACCATCTTCGTCTCCAAATCTAGTTACGGAGGAGGGAAGAAAAAGACGGTTGTCAtctctctttttttaaaaaaattatattaattattattattatttattaaaaaaatttcatgtcATCTGCCACGTAGGACATTTCCGGCGTTTATAGGTTTTTGGGACTGAATGCACAAAAAtcactagtttttttttttttgaaaactagtgATAGACTTAATTGCAAGTCTTAAAAGTTTAATTCCTTAATTGACTTCTCATTTAATGTTCCAAGGTGTATTTGACTCTTTGCCCTTCCTTTTTTAGCATGACATTATGACATTACTGAAGTAAGAGGTACCCAAATCTTTTTCATAAATAGTATGTACAGAATatatgataaatatatatatgtatgtgcaaTACAGgccataaaattataaatcaatGTCTTATCATTTTATAAACAAGTCACTTCagttattttcttaaaaatgatAATTAGGCGACAAATTAAATGAGAGTATTGGTTGAGATTTTGCATCCAGAAAACGTTTGAAAGACTCATAATCAGAATGCGaaaggtgtatatatatatatatatatatatatatatatatatatatatatataaagatttggTAGATTGCATGACAAATCGGGCCAATAGGCAACAAAAGTTAATATAGCCCATTATCCACCAGCCCAATGTTTATCACAATCTGTCAAAGTTGGTTTTGTTAGTCCACAATTAGTTGACCATCGTAtctaggcaaaaacttgtgtgagaccgtctcaccatgagacgggtcgggtcaagatgcaaacgtaacacttatatacacaaatatcatacttatatgctcaaatgtaatactaatcaggaataaaatttttgttacttataagggtaaatgtaatacttttaagggaaaatacaatacttttacatttcgatttaaagtattacatttttcctcaaaagtattatatttgcccttataagtaaggggcatttgtcaacattactcattatgaaaaatgtattactttttctcttataaataacaaaaattgtattcttgattagtgttatatttgagcatttaagtatgacatttgcatatataagtatgacatttgcatggtgctttgatccaacccgacccatctcacaaacaaggatccgtgagacgatctcacacaagtgtgaccctcgTACCTATTAGGTGACTAGGTCAGGACGTCAGGTGGCCAttccaatttaatttttaaaaattcaaactaaaatgAGTTAACTAAAATTCAAGCCCCAATCAAATCATAAAtgaaattatacatatatagagtGTAACATGCATTCTCTGTGTTTGCAAACTGAAGGGATAGAATTGTGTTGAATGAGAGAAGAAGCAGCAGCTTGGacatatacaaataaatttggtatataatgatcagtaatactttttatttaaaatgtaatactatttaataaaattataaaattgcaGCTGACTTCTAACCATCTTCATTCAACTTGGTATGTAACAGAAACCAACccttattaataattaattaattaatgtaggCGTGTTCATAAAGAAAATTGTGAAGAGTTCActaaaatagaataatattagtGATTGGATTAATTAGAAACTAAATTAATGATTAGCAATTCCACTATGGTAAAGGCATGCTAAGGTCAGGTGGTAAGCAAATTCGTGGCAGGTACACGTGATGTGTGGAACGGGTCAAAGTAAAGATCAAAGTACGACAACGTCTGGAACAAGCAAATGAGATTACAAGTCAAAGTATTCTTATTCATACCTTTGGTAGTGCTGTGATGACAACTAAGAAATTTCTGAAGAAGAAGTCAACAGTcaacacacacatattattTTGTCACTATAAAAGCCCTCCCAGAACAACTCACCCGCCATCaattttctccttcttcttcaatACAAATAAAACTTGAAACCGGCCTACATACGCAGTAGATCGATTCCGCGAATGAGTCCTTTAGCCGTGGAAAGGCATCCACTTTCCGTTTCGCAGGCGCCCACCGGCCGGAGCAGGGTGCTTCAGAGGAATTGCAGCTGCCGGAGTGGTTTTCCGGCGTCCCCCAAGTCTCAaatccatcatcatcatcatgcgAGGCCCGCCGTGAGAGGAGCTCGACAAGGGATTGTGCCATCTCATAGCAGGCTCAGCCGACGACAAGCCAACAAAGAGATCATTAGAAGAGCGATAACACCGCCGGCGCGTCGCCCCACCTTGCGGTGGCTGGATTTTAAGCCAACTCCCAGCCGCCTCTGTAACATGTCTGATGTCTGATTCACATACACCTCATTACTTTTTGATTTTCATATTATTctaacaattggtatcaaagcaGATCACACATAAATGAATGCTCAATTGTCCAGTGtataatctttttctttttcaatttttaaagagCTGTGCCTTTAACTAATAATGTAAAGACCATTATTTATAGTTGTATTCTTCACATACAGCAATACAGTTCATATTACAGTTGAGATAAATAGTACAGAATTACAGTGGAACTTAAATTGACTTCAGCTGGTAtgtaattattcaaatatgtagATCATCAAAATATGACAAGTTGGCTACTATCCAGGGGAAGGGGAAGGGGAGTGTGATGGTGAATCGAAATTTTACAAACTCTCTTTTGGTAGAACGAGGCGATCTTGGCCTTCCACGAGCTTTGCAGATCGAATTACATCTCCAGTTTTAATCTGAGAAAGAATTTCTCTTCCAGCTGTGGTATATCTACACGCCAAAAAAAGAACAGAAAAGCTGAAATTATGATTGCCAGTGTCAAAATTCAAACCACCTGAATGAAAAGGTTTGAAGAGCATACCCGAAGACAGCAAATTGACCTTCTTCAAAAGATATGCCTCCTAGGCCAGACTGTTAAGAGAGTTCATTATAATTTGTATACGAGAATGACCTACTAACAAAAATGGTAGGATGCATAGTAATAGACACAACATTAATACCACTTACATTTCTCTTGTCataaagataaaagaaaaactGGCTTGGTGATGAGTACTCGTCAGAAACATCACTGTGTGCCATGGCAACTGCACCATAAACTGATAACGGAAGCACAGGAAGCTCCCCATCCTTAGCACACAAAACAAGTTCATATTACTGATTAGATTCACACAAATAAAGGGAAACGAAAACAGGGTATCTTGCTGCTGCTAGCCTTTTATAGCTAACAATTAGACTTAAAGAAGTTAATACACCTGCACACTCAAAGCTGTTTTGTATAGTGGCTCAAACTGCCCAGACGGCATGATCTCTAAGGGAACGCTATATCCAATGTCCTTCCCCAATCTGCTTTCTGTAAGAATTGCTTGATTGGCACAGTTGAGCTTCACACCATCATACGCACCATCAATCACCTGCAGTTGATTATGTTGCTTTTCAAGTCATTCAATAAATACTTATATAAGCGGAACTAGTTAGGACTTAAGATGAAGTGAGATTTCACTACCTTACCAGTTTTGCAAAGTTTCCTGCTGTCAGTGGTGCTGAATAGCCATCTAAAATAACCTGAATAAATGTCATTATTATGTATCAGTTATTGCCAAAATATTTGGCTGAAACAAATTTTACTGCTAGAACAGCACATCCAATTGACCTCTCCTCGAAAATCAGACGCTAtcaaacaaaaagaaacaaattcaTTCAGGAAATGGTTTGTTTTGCAATCAGATAAATAggcaacataaaataaaatgatgatgataattcATAGCTTTAACTAGAAAGCGGGAACAAGGATGGAAAACAAATATTAGCTTCACATCATGAGAAAACTTTAAATGCTGATGGTTACTATGAAGCAAAATTCTTTCATCATATTCAAGAATCGAGAGAGAGGAAGAAGTTGTTTGTGAGGCCATGCAGCCACTACCTGAATTTTTGTGATGCTCTTTCCTTCACCACCAGATTCTGGAGAAAACATTGAACCATCTCCCTTCTCAACTGTGAATTCGACCATTCCTCTTCCTGTGAGCCTAAGAAATTCAgtagaacattgtgacacaagTACTTTTCTCATGTAACACCATAAGTAGGCATCTACCACGGTTTGCCAATGAGTGGGAAAATGCAGAGTGAAACCATATAGACATAGTTTCTCAAAGCTTTACCTTGGATAGTTCAAGTACTGTTCAGGCAACAAAAATGATAGCCCCGGAGCCTGTCACAAAGACATCCTTGAGATATTAATAACCATTTCATAGCACGCTGCTTATAGTCCAATTGATTACCACagtcaatatataaaatttgttcaGGGACAAGAGAGTCTGTGAGACCACAATTATGGTAAATATTTATTTGGTCATTTGAACACTCTTAAAGGACACACAAATTACCCATACAAGGATTAAACATATGACGGGACAACAAATATATACCTGTAACAACTCCAACTGTGCAACAGTATCTAATGAAGATGCAAGACCTACTGAGACCTTATCCGGATCCTTATCCTTTATAGACTCTATAAGGCTTTGCAATCCACCCTGACCATCAAGCGAAATGCCATTGTCATTATAGTGGTCTCTGCATATGTAGATAGTCGATGAAACTTCTAGTCTAGATTTTGATCAAATGCATACAAGACCGACTAATAACTTATCGTAAACAAAATACCCCCAACCAAAGAAGCTAAATCTTGTCTAGATTACCTTGCCATCAATTAGAGATGCATATAAGACAGAACCATTTTCTCTCAAGTCAATAGGTATACTGCCCAATATGGCTTCCTTTTCATCCGTTGCAATCTGAAGtgtgagaaaaaaaatgatttgaacAATCAAATTAGATTGCTGCCCTTTTACATGGTTAGATGGCCACCCCACATGCAGTAGAGGATAGTGCCTTTGGTAATAAGATCTCCCTCAAGGGATTTAGCAACTTTTGTGTTCTTGACTTATTTGTTTGCCTCAGTTATTCATAAGAAAATTATGTCTTACCTTAAGAGCTTTCTTCACATTACCCTCCATTGTTCCGAATGGTTTTCTCTGTGGAATCCTTAGCAAGTACGAAATGTCCTCAAGGGATTCCTATGTCAAAGAGAGAGTGTCAGAGAGAGgaacttcaattaaaaattttaaataatacggagtaataaaaattacaaattattatttaaatgaacAAAACTAGGTGAGCAGAGAAAATAGTGGCAAACCTGAATAGCTTTCATACTGGTGTTTGCTGGGATAGCTCTTCTCAGAGCCAATTCACCTGTTCTAGGAAGTTTTGTCTCTGGGGAATAAAGTACTGCCTCCGCAGGTGAAACACCCCATGATTCCCAACCAGACAATGGAACTGGACATGCAACTTGAACAAATATAATGAACACAGCTATTGCTGTCTCAAGTCGTTTCATTCCATGTTCCAAAAACCTTGACAAACTGGAGACTGTAGTAAGTCTTTTTGTCAAATCCTGCATAACTGAAAACTCATTTCAGTAGCccgaagaaaaagaaaatagcatTTTCTCAGTGTTCCACTCATCCTGGATAtggcattctgtgtatttcagTGGGCAAATTGAGTTTGCAGAGGGAATTTGAGATAACTGCTGCTGAAAAGAAtgcaatatctttttttttttttgcagactAGTAATCAAGTCTAAGAACTACCCGAAGCACCAATGGATGGATATAAATAGTCAACTGTTTTAACAACCTAGTAGACCATAAAAGCAATGATTCTAAAAATTCATTGAAATTGGCCAATGTAGGCTGCACGGAGGCAGTCAAAATGAATGAAGTCTGAAACAAGATCAAACCTTTGAAGCGGAATCAAGAGCAGAACAGACTCAACTAACTAAAAACCCCAATAGAGCCAAACAGATAAAGAACAAATGGAAGGAATTCCAACATATATTAAGAACTACAAGTCTAATTGTGTGAGGCCACAGTAATTGTAAATAAACAATTCCACATATAAGTAGTCGGCATTGCAGCATAGACAAGGAATTATTCGAATCCGACTAACCAATGAAGGATCTATTTTCGCAAGAAGAAGCGTAAGCCCATGATGATTTGGTGTTGCGGAGGTTGTTCTTCTGCAAAGACGACGGGCGAAGGGAAGCATGCAATGAGTGGAGAAAAAGGCGCGTTTTTGGAGAGAAGGCGAGAAGGAGACTCTGAGAAGAGCTGCGTTGTGCTTGTGAGAGATGAAGGAACAGACTGAAGGGTGCGCCATTGAAGAGAGTGGTCGGTAGTTGCTAGGATTTTGACGCGCCTCATCCAAACTCTATCCTATTCCTTTCTCGCGCATTTTATACGCACTTCTGTGGTGCAAGGAAGAAGAACGTAGAGACGTCTTTACACTCATCGTGACACTCAGATTTTGGTGAagttattttcacttttgatctcatattattatttttacatttagtttttgattattaaaattttcagatttCTTTCAAAATGAGTTTTCTACTTTTTCCGTAAATTTGATTTCActatcaaaaaataatttatttctgaCAATGAAATAAGTTGAGAATTTTTTCTTCTAAGATGTTGCTAAAAGCATTACTGACATACTTATCCCGTATTTACGTAGtcgaaaattatattactaaattattattttttttaaaaggaaaatcaaTATTTTCCGACATTGAAATTTTCGTTGTAAAAAGATGTCAAAACCTTTCGATCatagccaatgaccttgtggtctagtggcatccggtgttccgatttataaatatgtacactacattgtaacagagtaagTAGTactctggaaaaaaaaaaaaaaaaaaaacaacctttTGATCATAGAAAGTCAAATATTTATGACATACTACGAACATATGCAATGTGTTGGATatgcccaaaaataaataaatccatgACTTCCAGAAAAAGCCCCATGTTTCTGGGCTGTTTTTGAACCTAGAAACATGGGAAGTTCTTCTGGGCTTGAATAAATTAAACccagaaactttttttttttttttggttcaaacAGAACCTGTAAGAAATAAaccaattcttcttctttttctttatgaGTTTTGATTTTATCAACGTCCAGGaataattgtatatttgtattgttTAGGGTGCTTGTTTATTTTTATCTCTCATggtatttaaaataaaaaaggaaaaaattgaaaattgaaaggatattgtctatatttAGTATAAATGTAGAGGTCATtagtattaatttaaaatttttagttgagatgtaACACAttattcaatttgatatcaaagtTAAATCCGTACAAAAAGTTACGGATTGAATTTGAACATTCGCACTAATCAATAAAAGAGAGTATATTCATGTGTTGCTTGTGGTTCATCAAAATGTTGTAGgttgttgatatatatatatgatattaattACAGATTAATCCTATCTGCTGCGGGCACATGAAGAAATCGCAGTATTTGGTATGACTCAAGGAGATGTTTGGCACACTAACTATATGTGTACGTGTGTTTTATTTGCTTATGCAACAGTGTATTGAATTGGTGTTATTTGAAATAATTTGAGTGATTCTTACTTTTcgactaaaaatataaactaataattgaatTATACATTGATAATGTATAAATCGACTAAATGCTTAATATGTCCTCTCATGTATGTAGTATGCGAGTtagttagattttttttctttttatttgattgATTCTAATACAAGAATGTGCTCTGATCTACTTTAACTAAATATATTTAAACTACTAGCTAAattattgcacatttatatttatatatagcatatattCAATACGGATGAATACAAACTTCATTTAATAAATAGGGATGAAAAAGAGTCATATATGTTTTGCTTTTTATAGAACAAAAGTTTTTAACTTTGTTATTTCACTGATCTAGTCGAGTTTTGATTATGGCCTAACACTCAGTTCTTCATATTTAAGCAAGTGACATTTCTACTTAAGTTGATGCATTTAAAACTCAATCCCAAATAATACTGTTATTCATAGAAAGACAACATATGAATTACCGCCTTTAGGACTCAAACAAgttcaaaattttatgttcTCTAAATATCGTGTGTTctagaaatttaaaatgaaattgctacagggaaaaaaaatatttttaacaaatattttttaaaaaaagggaaaagaaaaagtgaagTTTCCAACGCAGAGAAGTCCATGCTAAAATGAGTATAGTATATAGAAAtacaaatagaaaaaagaaaattaagtagtaaaaaaaaaaaaaaaaaaggaaaacaggTCCCACCGAGATTTGAACTCGGGTTACTGGATTCAGAGTCCAATGTCCTGACCACTAGACCATGGGGCCACTTATCCGTTTTGGGCTAAGTATTTACTATAGTAGTTAACGAGTAGGATAAAAATATCAGAATTTGGAGTCTCAATCAACAGTACCATCTGCCCACCCCACTAGTGTTTAGAGGAGTGGATGAAATTTGAACTTTGAGCTGAAACATCATTCACATCGATCTACCAAACTTTTCCCCTTCCATACACAATGCATTCAAACACACCACCCATCTTTTTACTTATAGCTTTGACACTTTGGCCCATAGCCTAACCTTTTTATTGGAAACATTTGATTCATCCAAAAATACCTACCTTCTTCACAAACTCCCCTTTCATAAACAAATTCATTTcttgttttcaaacaaatttgtttttattaactAAATCCAACATATGTAAATGAACACAAATATAGCGAAATTAGTACGGGTTTTAACACAAATTTCAGAACTCGCCAAATTTGAATAAACCACTACTCGTTGGAATTCATTGATTATACCCCCATATTTATCGTCATTCATGTTTCttactttattttatgtatttcaaaaataaagaGTATTTGCACAAAcatacaattttagaactcatGATTGTGTAATTGTGTTATTGAAGCTAGTTAGGCAGCAAGAATGAATGAGGTTATATTGTAGCAGTACGTGGGGAGCTTTACTCTTCTTTGGCCACCAAAATATTGTCTCAACAGTCCACTACTTTTTGGGATTAAAATTAGACAAAGCTGAGCAGGAGTAGGACCTACCTTTGATTATATCTTCCATTTCCATGAATTCATCTACTATTGTATTCAATACAAACACCAAATTATcaaaccaataataataatgcatcaAAACCAAAGCAACACATGACCTTTGTCtttaatcttggatttgaaacCACATAAAAAGGAAGGAGAAATCTTAAATTcacaaaaattaatatactaGGCTTGCCTCCAGGGACCAGGGGTGTTTTTGACATTATGCCCCTTCATCCATGTGCCTTGTGCAAAGGCTACATCAGCTATACATGTGCAAAACAATTccacaaattaaaattggaatttttatcaagaaatatttataaatatataaatgaataaatgtaTAAAGTCTTTTAACTCCAAACCCCAAGAGTTTCAAAAATTACCTTATTTACCTCTGTTTGAGTATGGCAGCCATAGCCTACACTCTTGCAGTGGGATGGCCGTTTGGGATAGGAGATTAGAAAACGACATATCAGCCTTTGGAGTCACTGCTTTAAATCCTTTAATATCTactcttttaataataataataataataatatcttgGTCAAATATTGgtctattaataaataattttaaatacttATAGGGTGTGAATGAGATTGTTCGAGTTTTTATTCAAGAAGATAACTAATATTAGTATTTGATGGTGAGTCGATTGGCTGGGAAAACCTAGatgattaattttaaatatcCAATTCAAAACTAATTTAAAGAGTCAAACATATGTAACAGATTCGGACATTTGGTTGAATATGGAGTCCAACCAACTCAAAAAGTCAAGCATTTGGTGTGCACTATGTTTAAACTTCACTCACCCTGGATGCACAAGAAAATGGTGCATCATGGTGTACCAATGacatttgataaattttaattataattaatgaattttttatagtTTCGATAATACTGAATATAActatgaatatatgtatattagtttgtgttgaaaattttaaagataTAACCTGGGGTGTGGCTATGTCGCAAAGAactcattcatccttaatcAAAGGTCAAGCCTCAATGAATTTAGATTCTAATTAAGTGAAGAGATAAGATAAATTTGGTATGTACATTCTCAAAATGGTTATATTTAGTCTTCATTTATTTGTCTTTATTATaggctttgaagtgatttaatGGAATGAAATTgatgttttgttgttgttgttgttggaaaTTGGTTGGGAacttaaagaaaaagaagtaaaaattaaatttgctaTAAAATATCTATGTACTATTTTCAAATCTATTTTAGTATATATGATTCAAGTAGCatgaaaatgttaaattttgaaGATTATAACACTTGTTAAGAGACTTAACCTAATTTAGAGtttaaaattgttgaaaatagctatcaatatatataattgttgtaATAAATTGAGAATAATTCATACTCAATATTTTGATCATATTATCGTAACAAACAATAATTTATGCATTTGTAGAAGCATAG
It includes:
- the LOC116011181 gene encoding peptidyl-prolyl cis-trans isomerase CYP37, chloroplastic isoform X1; amino-acid sequence: MAHPSVCSFISHKHNAALLRVSFSPSLQKRAFFSTHCMLPFARRLCRRTTSATPNHHGLTLLLAKIDPSLDLTKRLTTVSSLSRFLEHGMKRLETAIAVFIIFVQVACPVPLSGWESWGVSPAEAVLYSPETKLPRTGELALRRAIPANTSMKAIQESLEDISYLLRIPQRKPFGTMEGNVKKALKIATDEKEAILGSIPIDLRENGSVLYASLIDGKGGLQSLIESIKDKDPDKVSVGLASSLDTVAQLELLQAPGLSFLLPEQYLNYPRLTGRGMVEFTVEKGDGSMFSPESGGEGKSITKIQVILDGYSAPLTAGNFAKLVIDGAYDGVKLNCANQAILTESRLGKDIGYSVPLEIMPSGQFEPLYKTALSVQDGELPVLPLSVYGAVAMAHSDVSDEYSSPSQFFFYLYDKRNSGLGGISFEEGQFAVFGYTTAGREILSQIKTGDVIRSAKLVEGQDRLVLPKESL
- the LOC116011181 gene encoding peptidyl-prolyl cis-trans isomerase CYP37, chloroplastic isoform X2; amino-acid sequence: MQDLTKRLTTVSSLSRFLEHGMKRLETAIAVFIIFVQVACPVPLSGWESWGVSPAEAVLYSPETKLPRTGELALRRAIPANTSMKAIQESLEDISYLLRIPQRKPFGTMEGNVKKALKIATDEKEAILGSIPIDLRENGSVLYASLIDGKGGLQSLIESIKDKDPDKVSVGLASSLDTVAQLELLQAPGLSFLLPEQYLNYPRLTGRGMVEFTVEKGDGSMFSPESGGEGKSITKIQVILDGYSAPLTAGNFAKLVIDGAYDGVKLNCANQAILTESRLGKDIGYSVPLEIMPSGQFEPLYKTALSVQDGELPVLPLSVYGAVAMAHSDVSDEYSSPSQFFFYLYDKRNSGLGGISFEEGQFAVFGYTTAGREILSQIKTGDVIRSAKLVEGQDRLVLPKESL